One genomic window of Deinococcus aetherius includes the following:
- the hydA gene encoding dihydropyrimidinase has translation MALLIKNGRIITADADYTADLLVEGETISQIGEGLTAPEGARVIDASGKYVFPGFIDPHVHVYLPFMGTFAKDTHTTASQAALIGGTTTYIEMLAPAQSEPLREGWEKWTGLSEGKSACDYTFHLGVTRWDDKTETTLRELVGQGMKSFKVFLAYKGAFGIDDDVLYRVLTLARELGVVVTAHCENAELVAQLQRKLLAEGKTGPEWHEPSRPEGVEAEGTAHFAAFVEMTGAEGYVVHLSNERALEAALEAKRRGVNLHIESVIPHFLLDKTYAERPGVEGAKYVMSPPLREKHNQHALWTALEQGLIDTVGTDHCPFDVSQKAMGEGDFTRIPNGIPAIEDRVNLLYTYGVSRGSLSLSRFVESASTKAAKLFGLFPRKGTISVGSDADLVIYDPGYRGHISAATSHMNNDYSGFEGWEIDGRPDVVTVRGEVAVEGGQFVGDPGRGQLLRR, from the coding sequence GTGGCTCTCCTGATCAAGAATGGCCGCATCATCACCGCCGACGCCGACTACACCGCCGACCTCCTCGTGGAGGGCGAGACCATCAGCCAGATCGGGGAGGGGCTGACCGCGCCCGAGGGTGCCCGCGTGATCGACGCGAGCGGCAAGTACGTCTTTCCCGGCTTTATCGACCCGCACGTCCACGTCTACCTCCCGTTCATGGGCACCTTTGCCAAGGACACGCACACGACGGCCAGCCAGGCGGCCCTGATCGGCGGGACGACCACCTACATCGAGATGCTGGCGCCCGCCCAGAGCGAGCCGCTGCGGGAGGGCTGGGAGAAGTGGACCGGGCTGTCGGAGGGGAAGAGCGCCTGCGACTACACCTTCCACCTGGGGGTAACGCGCTGGGACGACAAGACGGAAACCACCCTGCGCGAGCTGGTGGGGCAGGGCATGAAGTCCTTCAAGGTGTTCCTGGCGTATAAGGGTGCCTTCGGCATTGACGACGACGTGCTCTACCGGGTGCTCACCCTGGCGCGCGAACTCGGCGTGGTCGTCACCGCCCACTGCGAGAACGCGGAACTGGTGGCGCAACTGCAACGCAAACTCCTGGCCGAGGGCAAGACCGGCCCCGAGTGGCACGAGCCCAGCCGCCCGGAGGGGGTGGAGGCCGAGGGCACCGCCCACTTCGCCGCCTTCGTGGAGATGACGGGGGCCGAGGGGTACGTCGTTCACCTCTCCAACGAGCGGGCGCTGGAGGCGGCACTGGAGGCCAAGCGGCGGGGCGTCAACCTTCACATCGAGTCCGTCATCCCGCACTTCCTGCTGGACAAGACCTACGCCGAGCGCCCCGGCGTGGAGGGCGCCAAGTACGTCATGAGCCCGCCCCTGCGCGAGAAGCACAATCAACATGCACTCTGGACCGCGCTGGAGCAGGGCCTGATCGACACCGTGGGCACCGACCACTGCCCCTTTGATGTGTCGCAAAAGGCGATGGGCGAGGGCGACTTCACGAGGATTCCCAACGGCATCCCCGCCATCGAGGACCGGGTGAACCTGCTTTACACCTACGGGGTGAGCCGGGGCAGTCTGAGTCTCAGCCGCTTCGTGGAGTCGGCGAGCACGAAGGCCGCCAAGCTCTTCGGCCTCTTCCCCCGAAAGGGCACCATCTCGGTGGGGTCGGATGCCGACCTCGTGATCTACGACCCGGGCTACCGGGGCCACATCTCGGCGGCGACGAGTCACATGAACAACGACTACAGCGGCTTCGAGGGCTGGGAGATCGACGGTCGGCCCGACGTGGTGACGGTTCGCGGCGAGGTGGCAGTCGAGGGCGGGCAATTCGTCGGGGACCCGGGGCGGGGGCAGTTGCTGCGGCGGTGA
- a CDS encoding type II toxin-antitoxin system VapC family toxin, with the protein MRVLADTNIMLRYVQKDAEQHTEVEAAVDRLMERGDELVLVPQVMYEYWVVATRPYGTSNGLSYTTEEVNTALRLLSGAFALLPDPLDLFNTWLNLVMTHQVSGKQAHDARLAAAALAHDLGALLTLNAPDFKRFGLTVLTPADL; encoded by the coding sequence ATGCGTGTGCTGGCCGACACCAACATCATGCTGCGTTACGTGCAAAAGGACGCCGAGCAGCACACCGAGGTGGAGGCCGCCGTTGACCGATTGATGGAGCGGGGGGACGAACTCGTACTCGTCCCACAGGTCATGTACGAGTACTGGGTGGTGGCGACCCGGCCTTACGGAACCAGCAATGGCCTGAGTTACACCACCGAGGAGGTGAACACCGCCCTTCGGCTGCTGAGCGGTGCCTTCGCCCTGCTTCCGGACCCACTGGACCTGTTCAACACTTGGCTCAATCTGGTCATGACGCATCAAGTCTCCGGCAAGCAGGCTCACGATGCCCGCCTGGCTGCTGCTGCTTTGGCACACGACTTGGGCGCCCTCCTCACCCTCAATGCCCCCGACTTCAAACGTTTTGGCCTAACCGTATTGACCCCCGCCGACCTGTAA